Proteins from one Anastrepha obliqua isolate idAnaObli1 chromosome 2, idAnaObli1_1.0, whole genome shotgun sequence genomic window:
- the LOC129237107 gene encoding uncharacterized protein LOC129237107 — translation MEDSEHISVLMEGSEIPPAATIGEADKPSNDTATGIGSTFTAGSAPYCHASTPTTHPSTFTVPGVNNASMITSVHGTQPHYMVYSTSAPLFQTAAVNAFTSTCGPGIANGAIPNLTSAVMPCSALTYPTFGNTFRPFCSQTNMHSRVAPPPNTSVFMQPNIMPSCNQTRDPSYNVFSQYSTSDVNLTPTQISSRQVITKDLPTFSGRPEDWPLFITNYEQSTERCGFTDQENLIRLQKCLKGPALEAVRGRLMMPATVGLAINTLRMLYGRPDIIHQTMQMKLRQEPAVRADKLETLIAFSLAVQNYRATIQAVGLADYLNDPVLLNDLIAKLPSDLRLNWGGYRMSLGRVDIAVFDDWLFGLATCASQVTRCEPPTTTAAFENIEVKKGRNSHKARILVHEVIGRNVEVNAKVTICPKCGANHKLSDCAEFTALSRSDRWLFVREKKLCLRCFNSHYVRRCNLKNRCGVDGCQMAHNALLHTPVPVKSNVGHEQTALYHERHSGSPKEKQNSLFRYVAVTVRNASKSVDTYALIDEGASCTLIENELADYLELDGPSEALCLRWTNEITQSENNSKFVSFEIASTQLGSPNYLLRGVRTIARLGLPVQTLDRDTMEKHAHLRGLPILPYNGARARILIGVDNAKVCVPIEVKESSTSNLIAARCRLGWTVYGRDTSEHAVMPRVLHICSCDPTSRDRMDEQMKAYFAIDAIGVYAPAKPLRSKDDERALQLMEKFTKFLPTEKRWETRLLWKQDVVDLPDSLPMARRRLMCLEAKMKRDPELHRFIVDKIDDYKKKGYIRKLESLETSIGGRSWYLPIFTVLNVNKNKTRLVWDAAAKAGNTALNHMLLKGPDQLNSMMGILLRFREKPFAICGDLREMFHQIKVAKEDQVAQKFLWRDANYVKNQNAQRFSENYPEAVQAIINNTFVDDWLQSADNEEELSRLATVVRWIHNEGGFEMRNWVSNSKKTLTALSANSTLLSRCFEEPEATIEKVLGMWWLPASDELTFVEKFPKEVFDEHTFPSKRQVLRTIMKIFDPLGLLGYVIIQAKIILQDIWRSGVNWDEPIREDDRSNWWNWLKRISSINNVKIPRCYLLSSCSQSNQLHIFVDASINAYAAVAYLRAEVGNAVNCSLLASKTRVTPLKPISIPRLELMAAVLGLRLAIFIGKQLSVQVSRRIFWTDSKNVICWVRSDARKFHQSVALRVGEILEGSSAKEWRWLPSSENIADEGTKWSDVRNFDDNARWFRGPKFLAQPESSWPVGELVGATSELHHISTSTPLFPTLSVISPDVRRFSTWERLLSTQQIVLRFLRRILKFTPRSLLRLFELRDIQAAEQILISVSQENAFSEEVKSLQHGQNIQRQSAIYKWSPYLDEVGILRVKGRIDFLEGVAVDVKRPIILPKNHTVTRLIIDFYHRKFHHHHNEIIVNEMRQRYCVGALRSMVKECAKRCQICRNRKAKPQPPQMGSLPVERLSPFTRPFTFTGVDYFGPIDVAVGRRREKRWGVLFTCLTSRAVHIEIAASLSTETFLLMLKLFVCRRGVPKRIVSDNGTNFRGASRALISEIERVSSDDLERRHPQIEWSFIPPSAPHMGGAWERMIQSTKSILMDITHEAILREEVLRATLADIENILNSRPLTYVPLETADDDALTPNHFLLGNSSGIRESGCDDDKRKKLITTQTWCRKV, via the exons ATGGAAGACTCCGAACATATTAGCGTACTTATGGAAGGCAGTGAAATACCACCGGCGGCGACCATTGGTGAGGCTGACAAGCCTAGCAACGACACAGCAACTGGAATTGGATCGACATTCACAGCTGGTAGTGCACCGTATTGTCACGCATCAACGCCCACTACTCACCCTTCCACATTTACAGTACCGGGCGTGAACAACGCATCCATGATAACATCAGTTCATGGAACTCAACCGCACTACATGGTATATAGCACCAGTGCACCGCTGTTTCAAACCGCGGCAGTCAATGCATTTACAAGCACGTGTGGGCCCGGCATTGCTAATGGTGCCATACCTAACCTCACTTCGGCTGTTATGCCTTGTAGCGCGCTAACCTATCCAACGTTCGGCAATACATTTCGGCCATTTTGTTCACAGACGAATATGCATAGCCGCGTGGCACCACCACCGAACACTTCTGTTTTCATGCAGCCGAACATTATGCCATCGTGTAACCAAACGCGCGACCCCTCTTATAACGTTTTCAGCCAATATAGCACATCCGACGTCAATTTAACACCAACGCAGATTTCCAGCAGGCAAGTGATAACCAAGGATTTACCGACCTTTTCCGGCAGGCCTGAGGACTGGCCCCTATTCATCACGAATTACGAGCAGTCTACCGAGCGATGTGGCTTCACCGATCAAGAAAACCTGATCAGACTACAAAAGTGTTTAAAGGGACCAGCTCTCGAAGCGGTGCGTGGTAGGTTAATGATGCCAGCAACAGTAGGTCTGGCAATCAACACATTGAGAATGCTTTATGGTAGGCCTGACATTATTCATCAAACAATGCAGATGAAATTGAGACAAGAGCCAGCAGTTAGGGCCGATAAATTGGAAACGCTCATAGCATTTTCACTTGCAGTGCAAAACTATCGCGCTACGATCCAGGCGGTAGGCCTGGCCGATTATTTAAACGATCCTGTGTTGCTTAATGACTTGATAGCCAAATTGCCAAGCGATCTAAGGCTCAATTGGGGCGGCTATCGTATGTCGCTCGGTCGCGTCGACATTGCGGTGTTTGACGATTGGCTTTTCGGACTTGCTACATGCGCGAGTCAAGTAACAAGATGTGAGCCACCCACAACCACAGCTgcctttgaaaatattgaagtaaAGAAAGGCCGCAATTCCCACAAGGCGAGAATTTTAGTTCATGAAGTTATCGGAAGAAATGTAGAAGTAAACGCGAAGGTGACTATATGCCCAAAGTGTGGCGCCAACCATAAGCTGTCAGACTGTGCAGAATTTACTGCGCTCTCGCGAAGTGATCGATGGCTGTTTGTACgagagaaaaaactttgctTACGCTGTTTCAATTCTCATTATGTTCGCCGATGCAATCTGAAGAATAGGTGTGGGGTTGACGGCTGCCAGATGGCACACAACGCTCTTCTGCATACGCCTGTTCCCGTTAAGAGCAACGTCGGTCATGAGCAAACAGCGCTATACCACGAACGTCATTCAGGCTCACCAAAGGAGAAGCAGAACTCGCTATTTAGGTACGTCGCCGTTACTGTTCGTAACGCATCCAAATCTGTTGACACATATGCACTCATCGACGAAGGCGCGTCTTGCACTTTAATTGAGAACGAGCTTGCAGATTACCTTGAATTAGACGGGCCGTCCGAGGCGTTGTGTCTGCGATGGACTAACGAAATTACTCAAAGCGAAAATAACTCCAAGTTTGTAAGTTTTGAGATCGCATCGACACAGTTGGGCTCTCCAAACTACTTGTTAAGAGGCGTACGCACTATTGCTCGTTTAGGCCTGCCTGTTCAAACATTGGACCGCGATACCATGGAGAAGCATGCCCATCTCAGAGGTCTACCTATATTGCCATATAACGGTGCAAGGGCTCGAATTCTTATCGGAGTCGACAACGCGAAAGTCTGTGTGCCAATTGAAGTTAAGGAGAGTAGCACCTCCAACCTGATTGCTGCTAGATGCCGGCTGGGATGGACCGTTTACGGTCGAGACACATCTGAACACGCAGTGATGCCCCGCGTGCTCCACATCTGCAGCTGCGATCCTACGAGCAGGGACCGAATGGACGAACAGATGAAGGCGTATTTTGCTATCGACGCTATCGGTGTCTATGCGCCAGCTAAACCGCTTCGGTCAAAGGATGATGAACGTGCTTTACAATTGATGGAAAAATTCACCAAGTTTTTGCCAACAGAGAAGAGATGGGAAACAAGATTGCTATGGAAACAAGACGTCGTCGATTTACCCGATTCACTTCCTATGGCGCGCCGTCGACTAATGTGCTTGGAAGCCAAGATGAAGCGGGATCCTGAACTCCACCGTTTTATCGTCGACAAAATTGACGATTACAAGAAAAAGGGTTACATACGCAAATTGGAGTCACTTGAAACATCGATAGGTGGCAGATCGTGGTACCTTCCCATATTCACGGTGCTCAacgttaacaaaaacaaaactagatTGGTATGGGACGCTGCAGCTAAAGCTGGAAATACTGCACTTAACCACATGCTGTTAAAAGGACCTGATCAGCTAAATTCGATGATGGGCATTCTTCTTCGATTCCGCGAAAAGCCTTTTGCAATATGCGGGGATTTACGCGAGATGTTTCACCAAATTAAGGTAGCCAAAGAGGACCAAGTGGCGCAGAAGTTTTTATGGCGCGACG CGAACTacgtaaaaaaccaaaatgcacAACGTTTTTCCGAAAACTATCCCGAAGCTGTACAAGCCATTATAAATAACACTTTCGTCGATGATTGGCTTCAGAGTGCAGACAATGAGGAAGAGTTATCGCGTTTGGCTACTGTTGTTCGCTGGATCCATAACGAAGGAGGTTTCGAGATGCGAAACTGGGTATCCAATTCCAAGAAAACTTTGACTGCACTCTCTGCTAACAGCACGCTGCTGTCCAGATGTTTTGAGGAACCTGAAGCTACTATCGAAAAGGTGCTTGGAATGTGGTGGTTACCAGCGTCGGATGAGCTCACCTTTGTGGAAAAGTTTCCTAAAGAAGTTTTTGATGAGCACACATTCCCATCGAAGCGACAAGTTTTGCGTACGATCATGAAAATATTCGATCCCCTTGGACTGCTCGGGTATGTCATCATACAAGCAAAAATCATCCTACAGGACATTTGGCGTTCAGGTGTTAATTGGGACGAGCCTATCAGAGAGGATGATCGCAGTAACTGGTGGAACTGGTTGAAAAGAATTTCTTCGATAAACAACGTCAAAATTCCTCGGTGCTACTTACTTTCCAGCTGTAGCCAGAGTAACCAGTTGCACATTTTCGTGGATGCAAGTATCAACGCTTATGCTGCTGTGGCGTATTTGCGTGCTGAAGTTGGTAACGCGGTGAACTGTTCATTGCTGGCTTCGAAGACAAGGGTCACACCATTGAAGCCCATTTCAATACCGAGGTTGGAGTTAATGGCAGCAGTTCTGGGTCTGCGGTTGGCAATTTTTATAGGCAAGCAACTTTCTGTTCAGGTAAGCCGTAGAATTTTTTGGACAGATTCGAAAAACGTGATATGCTGGGTGCGTTCAGATGCAAGAAAGTTCCACCAATCTGTTGCGTTACGTGTCGGCGAAATTCTTGAGGGTTCCAGCGCTAAAGAGTGGAGGTGGTTGCCATCTTCTGAAAACATCGCTGATGAGGGCACAAAATGGTCCGACGTTCGCAATTTTGACGACAATGCACGCTGGTTTCGAGGGCCAAAGTTCTTAGCCCAGCCCGAATCTAGTTGGCCTGTAGGGGAGCTAGTAGGCGCTACATCAGAGCTGCACCACATAAGTACAAGTACACCATTGTTCCCCACCCTGTCAGTAATTTCTCCAGACGTACGAAGGTTTAGCACATGGGAGAGACTGCTTTCCACACAACAAATTGTTTTGCGTTTCCTGCGCCGAATCTTGAAGTTTACGCCACGTTCGCTACTAAGACTTTTCGAATTGCGCGATATTCAAGCAGCAGAGCAAATTCTTATTTCCGTAAGCCAGGAAAATGCGTTTAGCGAAGAAGTCAAAAGCCTACAACACGGTCAAAATATTCAACGGCAGTCTGCTATATATAAATGGTCGCCGTATCTGGACGAGGTTGGGATTCTTCGCGTGAAAGGTCGAATCGACTTCTTAGAAGGAGTAGCAGTCGATGTTAAGCGACCTATAATACTACCGAAAAATCATACAGTAACGCGTTTGATAATTGATTTTTACCATAGAAAATTTCACCACCATCATAATGAGATTATTGTCAATGAGATGCGCCAGCGATACTGCGTCGGTGCTTTGCGATCGATGGTAAAGGAGTGCGCCAAAAGATGCCAAATATGTCGCAATCGTAAAGCTAAGCCGCAACCGCCTCAAATGGGAAGTCTACCTGTAGAACGACTGTCACCATTTACAAGGCCATTTACGTTTACAGGAGTGGACTATTTTGGCCCTATCGACGTAGCTGTTGGCCGGCGGCGTGAAAAACGTTGGGGCGTGTTATTTACGTGCCTGACGAGTCGTGCCGTTCACATCGAGATCGCCGCGTCGTTGTCGACGGAGACATTCCTGCTAATGTTGAAGTTGTTCGTGTGCCGCAGAGGAGTCCCGAAGCGCATTGTGTCAGACAACGGCACAAATTTTCGTGGTGCCAGCCGAGCACTTATCAGCGAGATAGAAAGGGTGTCATCCGATGACCTAGAGAGAAGACATCCCCAAATCGAGTGGTCCTTCATTCCGCCCTCGGCTCCTCACATGGGTGGGGCATGGGAGCGAATGATACAGtcaacaaaatcaattttaatggATATTACGCACGAAGCAATACTACGTGAAGAAGTTCTAAGGGCCACTTTAGCGGACATTGAAAATATTCTTAATTCAAGACCTCTGACATATGTGCCCTTGGAGACTGCAGACGACGACGCACTTACGCCCAATCACTTTTTGTTAGGAAACTCAAGCGGAATTCGCGAATCAGGTTGTGATGACGACA AACGAAAGAAACTTATCACCACCCAAACATGGTGTCGCAAAGTGTAA